The Devosia sp. YIM 151766 genome includes a region encoding these proteins:
- the infB gene encoding translation initiation factor IF-2 — translation MADNDDKRTDDTGAKKTLTLKGGAGLGNRPGGMSRGPSRSTVVVEKRTRIVPKPNMGAGGGGRPGGPGSGQGGRPGQGRPMQQQNRAPLGLSAAEAEARRQALALAGARQAEDSQRFAAEEARRIEEDNRRRQIREEAARQEEERRQAEEAHRAEAATFREAEPEAPREEFVPASQRNPGPTSVRTVAGRPGQPPRPQRNERPTGRPGEGERPAAGARPAGERRPAGTAGRPAGERRPGTGMAPIGNMPPAPPSEADGRKIRTGAPQHRPTTAAELENARRASRAQPERPTRRSGQDTNARGRLTVSSATTENDRDRGPSLAAMRRRRDKKMGRSQQDAPKLSREVTIPEAITVQELANRMAERSVTVIKMLMQQGQMATINDVLDADTAELIATELGHTVKRVSEADVEAGLFDLPADDKAEDLTDRAPVVTIMGHVDHGKTSLLDAIRNANVVSGEAGGITQHIGAYQVERNGAKITFLDTPGHEAFTAMRARGAQATDIAVLVVASDDSVMPQTIESIKHAKAAGVPIIVAITKMDKPAADPQKVRTELLQHEVFVETMGGDVLDVEVSAKTGEGLDKLLETILLQAEVLELKVARDGRAEGLVIEAKLDRGRGPVATVLVQRGTLAIGDILVAGTEFARVRALINDKGDQVKEAGPSVPVEVLGFNGVPSAGDRFSVVESDARAREVTEYRQRAIREKTAGGGATSLEQMMNQLKASGISKFPLIIKGDVQGSVEAIVASLNKLSTDEVSAQILFSGVGGITESDVTLASASDAIIIGFNVRANKQAAELANRDGIEIRYYNIIYDLIEDVKGAMSGLLAPERRETFIGYAEILEVFQITKVGRVAGCRVTEGIVERGAGVRLLRDNVVIHEGKLKTLKRFKDEVKDVQMGQECGMAFENYEDIRAGDVIECFRVETVQRTL, via the coding sequence ATGGCTGATAACGACGACAAGCGCACCGACGACACCGGCGCCAAGAAGACGCTGACCCTCAAGGGCGGCGCTGGCCTGGGCAACCGCCCCGGCGGGATGTCGCGCGGACCGTCGCGCTCGACGGTGGTCGTGGAAAAGCGCACCCGCATCGTGCCCAAGCCCAATATGGGCGCAGGCGGCGGCGGACGTCCCGGTGGTCCGGGTTCCGGCCAGGGCGGTCGCCCCGGTCAGGGCCGGCCGATGCAGCAGCAGAACCGGGCGCCGCTCGGCTTGAGCGCGGCCGAAGCCGAGGCGCGGCGTCAGGCTCTGGCCCTGGCCGGCGCCCGCCAGGCCGAGGACAGCCAGCGCTTCGCCGCTGAAGAGGCGCGCCGCATCGAAGAAGACAATCGCCGCCGGCAGATCCGCGAGGAAGCCGCGCGTCAGGAAGAAGAACGCCGCCAGGCCGAAGAGGCGCACCGCGCCGAGGCAGCGACGTTCCGCGAGGCCGAGCCCGAGGCGCCGCGCGAGGAATTCGTGCCGGCCAGCCAGCGCAATCCTGGCCCGACCAGTGTGCGCACCGTGGCCGGCCGGCCCGGCCAGCCGCCCCGCCCGCAGCGCAATGAGCGCCCCACCGGCCGCCCCGGCGAGGGCGAGCGTCCCGCCGCCGGCGCCCGCCCGGCCGGCGAACGCCGTCCTGCTGGAACTGCCGGCCGCCCGGCTGGCGAGCGCCGTCCCGGCACCGGCATGGCGCCGATCGGCAATATGCCGCCGGCCCCGCCCAGCGAGGCCGATGGCCGCAAGATTCGCACCGGCGCGCCCCAGCACCGTCCGACCACTGCGGCGGAACTGGAAAATGCGCGCCGCGCCAGTCGCGCCCAGCCCGAGCGCCCGACCCGTCGTTCGGGTCAGGACACCAATGCCCGTGGCCGCCTCACAGTTTCTAGCGCGACCACCGAAAACGATCGGGATCGCGGTCCCTCGCTGGCGGCCATGCGCCGCCGCCGTGACAAGAAGATGGGCCGCAGTCAGCAGGATGCACCCAAGCTCAGCCGTGAAGTGACCATTCCCGAAGCCATCACGGTGCAGGAATTGGCCAACCGCATGGCCGAGCGCTCGGTCACCGTCATCAAGATGCTGATGCAGCAGGGCCAGATGGCGACGATCAACGATGTGCTCGACGCCGATACCGCCGAATTGATCGCCACGGAACTGGGCCATACGGTCAAGCGCGTCTCCGAAGCCGACGTCGAGGCGGGCCTCTTTGACCTGCCGGCCGACGACAAGGCCGAGGACCTGACCGATCGCGCCCCGGTGGTGACCATTATGGGGCACGTCGACCACGGCAAGACCAGCCTGCTCGACGCCATCCGCAATGCCAATGTGGTGTCCGGCGAAGCCGGTGGCATCACCCAGCATATCGGCGCCTATCAGGTTGAGCGGAACGGGGCCAAGATCACCTTCCTCGACACTCCGGGCCACGAGGCGTTCACCGCCATGCGTGCGCGCGGTGCCCAGGCGACCGATATCGCGGTTCTGGTGGTGGCCTCCGACGACAGCGTCATGCCGCAGACCATCGAATCCATCAAGCATGCCAAGGCGGCCGGGGTTCCGATCATCGTGGCCATCACCAAGATGGACAAGCCTGCTGCCGATCCGCAGAAGGTCCGCACCGAATTGCTGCAGCACGAAGTGTTCGTGGAAACCATGGGCGGCGACGTGCTCGACGTCGAGGTCTCGGCCAAGACCGGCGAAGGTCTCGACAAATTGCTCGAAACCATCCTGCTGCAGGCCGAAGTGCTCGAGCTCAAGGTCGCCCGCGACGGGCGTGCCGAGGGTCTGGTCATCGAAGCCAAGCTCGATCGCGGCCGCGGCCCGGTGGCCACGGTTCTGGTGCAGCGTGGCACGCTGGCCATCGGCGACATTCTCGTCGCCGGCACCGAATTCGCCAGGGTTCGCGCCCTGATCAACGACAAGGGCGATCAGGTCAAGGAAGCCGGCCCTTCCGTGCCGGTGGAGGTGCTCGGCTTCAATGGTGTGCCGAGCGCGGGCGACCGCTTCTCGGTGGTCGAGTCCGATGCGCGGGCCCGTGAGGTCACCGAATATCGCCAGCGCGCCATCCGCGAGAAGACCGCTGGCGGCGGCGCCACCAGCCTCGAGCAGATGATGAATCAGCTCAAGGCCTCAGGCATCTCCAAGTTCCCGCTGATCATCAAGGGTGACGTGCAGGGTTCGGTGGAAGCGATCGTGGCTTCGCTCAACAAGCTCTCGACCGATGAAGTCTCGGCCCAGATCCTGTTCTCAGGCGTCGGCGGCATCACTGAATCCGATGTGACCCTGGCCTCGGCCAGCGACGCCATCATCATCGGCTTCAATGTCCGCGCCAACAAGCAGGCGGCCGAACTGGCCAATCGCGACGGCATCGAAATCCGCTATTACAACATCATTTACGACCTCATCGAGGACGTGAAGGGTGCGATGAGCGGCCTGCTGGCGCCCGAACGCCGCGAAACCTTTATCGGTTACGCCGAAATCCTCGAAGTCTTCCAGATCACCAAGGTCGGCAGGGTCGCCGGCTGCCGGGTCACCGAAGGCATTGTCGAACGCGGCGCCGGGGTGCGCTTGCTGCGCGACAACGTTGTCATCCACGAAGGCAAGCTCAAGACGCTCAAGCGCTTCAAGGACGAGGTCAAGGACGTTCAGATGGGCCAGGAATGCGGCATGGCCTTCGAGAATTACGAAGACATCCGCGCCGGCGACGTCATCGAATGCTTCCGCGTCGAGACGGTGCAGCGGACGCTGTAA
- the metK gene encoding methionine adenosyltransferase — MARSSYLFTSESVSEGHPDKVCDRISDEIVDLVFKEAKKTGMDPGQVRIACETLATTNRVIIAGEVRVPETLLKKGKDGKIVTDAAGAPVVNPSRFKSAARKAIRAIGYEQSGFHWKTARIDVLLHGQSADIAQGVDESGNKDVGAGDQGIMFGYASRETPELLPAPIYYAHKILEALTEARKSGQGPAAVLGPDAKSQVTVRYEDGKPVGVTQIVLSTQHLDESLTSADVRKIVEPYIRAALPESWIDGDTVWHVNPTGKFVVGGPDGDAGMTGRKIIVDTYGGAAPHGGGAFSGKDPTKVDRSAAYAARYLAKNVVAAGLADRATIQLSYAIGVAEPLSIYVDLHGTGKVDETRLETALAQVMDLTPRGIRTHLDLNKPIYAKTAAYGHFGRKAGRDGSFSWEKTDLVKALKAAVA; from the coding sequence GTGGCCCGATCCTCCTATCTGTTCACTTCGGAATCGGTTTCCGAAGGTCATCCTGATAAAGTCTGCGACCGCATATCCGACGAGATCGTCGACCTAGTTTTCAAGGAAGCCAAGAAGACCGGCATGGACCCGGGCCAGGTGCGCATTGCCTGCGAAACGCTGGCCACCACCAATCGGGTCATCATCGCCGGGGAAGTGCGCGTGCCCGAAACTCTGCTCAAGAAGGGCAAGGACGGCAAGATCGTTACCGATGCTGCCGGCGCTCCGGTGGTCAATCCGTCCAGGTTCAAATCGGCCGCCCGCAAGGCGATCAGGGCCATCGGCTATGAACAATCGGGCTTTCACTGGAAGACCGCCAGGATCGACGTGCTGCTGCATGGCCAATCGGCCGATATCGCCCAGGGCGTGGATGAAAGCGGCAATAAGGATGTCGGCGCCGGCGACCAGGGCATTATGTTCGGCTATGCCAGCCGCGAGACTCCCGAATTGCTGCCTGCGCCGATTTATTACGCCCACAAGATCCTCGAGGCCCTGACCGAGGCCCGCAAGTCGGGCCAGGGCCCGGCCGCCGTGCTTGGTCCCGATGCCAAGAGCCAGGTGACGGTGCGCTATGAGGACGGCAAGCCGGTGGGCGTGACCCAGATCGTGCTGTCCACCCAGCATCTGGATGAAAGCCTGACCTCCGCCGATGTGCGGAAAATCGTCGAGCCCTATATTCGCGCCGCGCTGCCCGAGAGCTGGATCGACGGCGATACGGTCTGGCATGTCAATCCAACCGGAAAATTCGTCGTCGGCGGCCCCGATGGCGATGCCGGCATGACCGGCCGCAAGATCATCGTCGACACCTATGGCGGCGCGGCCCCGCATGGCGGCGGCGCTTTTTCGGGCAAGGATCCCACCAAGGTCGACCGCTCGGCCGCCTATGCGGCGCGCTATCTCGCCAAGAACGTGGTTGCCGCGGGCCTGGCCGATCGCGCCACCATCCAGCTGTCCTACGCCATCGGCGTCGCCGAGCCGCTCTCGATCTATGTCGACCTGCACGGCACCGGCAAAGTGGACGAAACGCGGCTCGAAACGGCCCTGGCCCAGGTCATGGACCTGACGCCGCGCGGCATCCGCACCCATCTCGATCTCAACAAGCCCATCTATGCCAAGACCGCCGCCTATGGCCATTTCGGCCGCAAGGCGGGCCGCGACGGCTCGTTCTCGTGGGAAAAGACCGATCTGGTGAAGGCGCTCAAGGCCGCCGTGGCCTGA
- the trmB gene encoding tRNA (guanosine(46)-N7)-methyltransferase TrmB, which translates to MSDHELPKTRSGEPRAFFGRRSGKTLHGGQRALVDDLLPQVEIRLEGELDPKTLFPDARRFVIEIGYGGGEHLARKAAEEPETGFIGCEVFTGGIGKMVGAIEAGALANVRLFTDDALKLLTVLPAGSIDAVYLLYPDPWPKTRHHKRRFVSPTTLAELARVIRPGGLFYFATDIEDYANWTLAHIVRAPEFAFNPDAPGSWHLPYPGWQPTRYEQKARREGRMTSFYFRFERSVAEAQP; encoded by the coding sequence ATGTCCGACCACGAACTTCCCAAAACCCGCTCCGGCGAGCCGCGCGCCTTTTTCGGGCGCCGCTCCGGCAAGACGCTGCATGGCGGACAGCGGGCCCTGGTGGACGATCTGCTGCCGCAGGTGGAGATCAGGCTCGAGGGCGAACTCGATCCGAAAACGCTGTTTCCCGATGCCCGGCGCTTCGTCATCGAGATCGGCTATGGCGGTGGCGAGCATCTGGCGCGCAAGGCGGCGGAAGAACCGGAAACCGGCTTTATCGGCTGCGAGGTCTTTACCGGCGGCATCGGCAAGATGGTCGGGGCCATCGAGGCGGGCGCGCTGGCCAATGTGCGGCTCTTCACCGACGATGCGCTGAAGCTGCTGACCGTTCTGCCCGCTGGCTCCATCGACGCGGTCTATCTGCTCTATCCCGATCCCTGGCCCAAGACGCGCCACCATAAAAGGCGCTTTGTTTCACCCACCACGCTGGCGGAGCTGGCGCGGGTAATCCGGCCCGGCGGCCTGTTTTACTTCGCCACCGATATCGAGGATTACGCCAACTGGACCCTGGCCCATATCGTGCGGGCTCCCGAATTCGCGTTCAATCCGGACGCGCCGGGCAGCTGGCACCTGCCTTATCCGGGCTGGCAGCCGACCCGCTACGAGCAGAAGGCGCGCCGTGAAGGGCGAATGACCAGCTTCTATTTCCGTTTCGAGCGCAGTGTGGCCGAGGCGCAACCTTAA
- a CDS encoding helix-turn-helix domain-containing protein, producing MSAPENDLLVVRPSKWMLVVIVQLRQGTMRFNELRRNMGGVPQKSLSQTLRELERNGFVSRRAYATIPPRVEYDLTDLGRELLALAEDWQNFARRNRPAVEAARQRFDSDESALF from the coding sequence ATGTCCGCCCCCGAAAATGACCTGCTCGTGGTGCGGCCGAGCAAGTGGATGCTGGTGGTGATCGTGCAGCTGCGCCAAGGCACGATGCGGTTCAACGAACTGCGCCGCAATATGGGGGGCGTGCCGCAGAAATCGTTGAGCCAGACGCTGCGGGAACTGGAGCGCAATGGCTTCGTTTCGCGCCGGGCCTATGCGACCATTCCGCCCCGCGTTGAATATGATCTCACCGATCTGGGCCGGGAATTGCTAGCCCTGGCCGAGGATTGGCAGAATTTCGCCCGGCGTAATCGGCCTGCGGTGGAAGCGGCCAGGCAGCGCTTCGACAGCGATGAAAGCGCGCTGTTCTAG
- a CDS encoding RNA-binding protein, whose protein sequence is MIRTCALTRTEKPVEALVRFAVGPDDVLVPDVEARAGGRGVWITLSHEAVSEAVRKKAFARSLKGPVTVAEDLAELTELRLRQRLLSALGMARKAGQFVTGATKVKGVLQSGQAIALLTAKDAAEDGRNKMLGSLRALNHARREAGLPGPDLPHFELLQSAEMDLALGLENVIHAALTTGAAAQSAVDKAMRLARYSAQPMEGCTDRNAASGVLLPADQDERR, encoded by the coding sequence ATGATAAGGACTTGTGCCTTGACCCGGACTGAAAAGCCGGTCGAGGCATTGGTGCGCTTCGCCGTCGGCCCGGACGACGTGCTGGTGCCCGATGTCGAGGCTCGCGCCGGAGGGCGCGGCGTCTGGATCACGCTGAGCCATGAGGCGGTTTCCGAGGCGGTGAGGAAAAAGGCTTTCGCCCGCAGCCTCAAGGGGCCGGTAACGGTGGCGGAAGATCTGGCCGAACTGACCGAATTGCGGCTCAGGCAAAGGCTGCTGTCGGCTTTGGGCATGGCGCGCAAGGCCGGCCAGTTCGTCACCGGCGCCACCAAGGTCAAGGGCGTACTGCAAAGCGGGCAGGCCATCGCGCTGCTGACGGCGAAGGATGCGGCCGAGGACGGACGCAACAAGATGCTGGGCTCCTTGCGGGCCCTCAACCATGCGCGGCGCGAGGCCGGCCTCCCCGGCCCGGACCTGCCGCATTTCGAATTGCTCCAAAGTGCTGAAATGGATTTGGCACTTGGACTGGAAAATGTGATACATGCTGCCCTGACGACTGGGGCGGCAGCCCAATCGGCGGTGGACAAGGCCATGAGACTGGCCCGATACAGCGCCCAACCGATGGAAGGGTGCACCGACCGCAATGCGGCGTCCGGTGTGCTTTTGCCCGCGGATCAGGACGAAAGACGATAG
- the nusA gene encoding transcription termination factor NusA: MAVSANRLELLQIADAVAREKSIDRMVVIEAMQDAMEKAAKGRYGAETEIKVEINPRSGETRMWRLLEIVDEVEEPSRQVNLQFAQVKSPQAKVGDFLTEPLPPMEFGRIAAQSAKQVIVQKVRDAERDRMFEEYTGRVGEIVNGSVKRVEYGNVIVDLGRGEAIIRRDELIPREMFRYGDRVRAYIYDVRREQRGPQIFLSRTHPQFMAKLFMQEVPEIYDGVITIRSIARDPGSRAKIAVTSNDSSIDPVGACVGMRGSRVQAVVAELQGEKIDIIPWTDSIADLVVSALQPADVAKVVLDEQAERIEVVVPDEQLSLAIGRRGQNVRLASQLIGWDIDILTEQEESERRQKEFTERSSLFMQALDVDEMVAQLLASEGFSSVEELAYIESNEIASIEGFDEETAAEIQNRAAEYLAEIDRKFDEERIALGVSDELYEIAGLNAAMLAALGRDDIKNVEDFAGCAADDLVGWTERKDGETKRYDGAFKDFPVSREEAEDMIMQARIRAGWISAEDLPHADEGEEGYSEEEAV, encoded by the coding sequence ATGGCCGTTAGCGCGAACCGCCTTGAGCTGTTGCAGATTGCCGACGCCGTCGCCCGCGAAAAGTCCATCGACCGCATGGTGGTGATCGAGGCGATGCAGGATGCCATGGAAAAGGCCGCCAAGGGCCGCTATGGCGCCGAGACCGAGATCAAGGTCGAGATCAATCCGCGCTCCGGCGAAACCCGCATGTGGCGCCTGCTGGAAATCGTCGACGAGGTCGAAGAGCCGTCCCGCCAGGTCAATCTCCAATTCGCTCAGGTCAAGTCGCCCCAGGCCAAGGTCGGCGACTTCCTCACCGAGCCGCTGCCGCCGATGGAATTCGGCCGCATCGCCGCCCAGTCGGCCAAGCAGGTCATCGTGCAGAAGGTGCGCGATGCCGAGCGCGACCGCATGTTCGAGGAATATACCGGCCGCGTCGGCGAGATCGTCAATGGCTCGGTCAAGCGCGTCGAATATGGCAATGTCATCGTCGATCTGGGCCGGGGCGAAGCCATTATTCGTCGCGACGAACTGATCCCGCGCGAAATGTTCCGCTATGGCGACCGCGTCCGCGCCTATATCTACGACGTGCGCCGCGAACAGCGCGGCCCGCAGATCTTCCTCAGCCGCACCCATCCGCAATTCATGGCCAAGCTGTTCATGCAGGAAGTGCCGGAAATCTATGACGGCGTCATCACCATCCGCTCGATCGCCCGCGATCCGGGCAGTCGCGCCAAGATCGCCGTGACGTCCAATGACAGCTCGATCGATCCGGTCGGCGCCTGCGTTGGTATGCGCGGCTCTCGCGTCCAGGCGGTCGTCGCCGAATTGCAGGGCGAAAAGATCGACATCATTCCCTGGACCGATTCCATTGCCGATCTCGTGGTTTCGGCGTTGCAGCCGGCCGATGTCGCCAAGGTGGTGCTGGACGAGCAGGCCGAGCGCATCGAAGTGGTGGTGCCCGACGAGCAATTGTCGCTGGCCATCGGCCGCCGCGGCCAGAATGTGCGCCTCGCCAGTCAGCTCATCGGCTGGGATATCGACATTCTGACCGAGCAGGAAGAAAGCGAACGCCGGCAGAAGGAATTCACCGAACGCTCCAGCCTGTTCATGCAGGCCCTTGACGTCGACGAGATGGTTGCCCAGCTATTGGCTTCGGAAGGCTTCTCCTCGGTCGAGGAACTGGCCTATATCGAGAGCAATGAAATCGCCTCGATCGAGGGCTTCGACGAGGAGACCGCCGCCGAAATCCAGAATCGCGCCGCCGAATATCTGGCCGAGATTGACCGCAAGTTCGACGAGGAGCGCATCGCGCTCGGCGTCTCCGATGAATTGTACGAGATTGCCGGGCTCAATGCCGCCATGCTGGCAGCCCTGGGCCGTGACGACATCAAGAATGTCGAGGATTTTGCCGGCTGCGCTGCCGACGATCTGGTCGGCTGGACCGAACGTAAGGATGGCGAGACCAAGCGCTATGACGGCGCCTTCAAGGATTTCCCCGTTTCCCGCGAGGAAGCCGAGGACATGATCATGCAGGCCCGCATCAGGGCTGGCTGGATCAGCGCCGAGGACCTGCCCCACGCCGATGAGGGCGAAGAGGGCTATTCCGAGGAGGAGGCGGTCTAA
- a CDS encoding L,D-transpeptidase has product MISRRLFLLGISATALSACSTTRRPAVQEPVIDPYYLRMYGAVPGEPYMVAAMDLRYVDPQWWRQEVPYFTNERPGTIVVDTPAHYLYLVMENNRALRYGIGVGKDEALVFRGDATIGRKAHWPRWTPTRSMIAREPDRYGPYAGGMPPGPENPLGPRALYLYKNGADTLFRIHGTTEPYTIGTNVSSGCIRLMNQDIIDLYARVPIGARVTVIN; this is encoded by the coding sequence TTGATTTCCCGCCGCCTGTTCCTGCTTGGCATTTCCGCCACCGCATTGTCGGCCTGTTCCACCACGCGGCGGCCCGCCGTGCAGGAACCGGTCATCGATCCCTATTATCTGCGCATGTATGGCGCCGTGCCCGGCGAGCCCTATATGGTCGCCGCCATGGACCTGCGGTACGTCGATCCGCAATGGTGGCGCCAGGAAGTGCCCTATTTCACCAATGAGCGTCCCGGCACTATCGTGGTCGATACGCCGGCGCATTATCTCTACCTGGTCATGGAGAACAACCGCGCGCTGCGCTACGGCATCGGGGTGGGCAAGGACGAGGCCCTGGTATTCCGCGGCGACGCCACGATCGGCCGCAAGGCGCACTGGCCGCGCTGGACGCCAACCCGGTCGATGATCGCCCGCGAGCCGGACCGCTATGGCCCCTATGCCGGCGGCATGCCGCCCGGCCCGGAAAATCCGCTTGGCCCGCGCGCCCTCTATCTTTACAAGAATGGTGCCGACACGCTGTTCCGCATCCATGGCACCACCGAACCCTATACGATCGGCACCAATGTTTCCTCGGGCTGTATCCGCCTGATGAACCAGGACATCATCGACCTCTATGCCCGCGTGCCCATCGGCGCCCGCGTCACGGTGATCAACTAA
- the rimP gene encoding ribosome maturation factor RimP encodes MAFDLAEKRYIKETGLEARIARIVEPVANDLGFALVRVKVTPENGCTLQIMAEDAHGRFTITDCEALSKDLSPALDVEDPIDREYHLEVSSPGIDRPLVRKRDYERYIGHEAKVELADMINGRKRFRGDIAAVDDEGVTIRLPDAPGGADPDHKLGFVNIAEAKLVMTDKLMDMARADQELHRIDDDETETVEYAGAENDDENISPSDEPETGTVEDAAETIAPKETR; translated from the coding sequence ATGGCTTTTGATCTCGCGGAAAAGCGCTATATCAAGGAAACGGGCCTCGAAGCCCGCATCGCCCGCATTGTCGAGCCGGTGGCCAATGATCTGGGTTTTGCGCTGGTGCGGGTGAAGGTCACCCCGGAGAATGGTTGCACCTTGCAGATCATGGCCGAAGACGCCCATGGCCGCTTCACCATCACCGATTGCGAGGCCCTGTCCAAGGACCTGTCTCCGGCGCTGGACGTGGAAGATCCGATCGACCGCGAATATCACCTGGAAGTCTCGTCCCCCGGCATTGACCGGCCATTGGTGCGCAAGCGCGATTACGAGCGCTATATCGGCCACGAGGCCAAGGTGGAACTGGCGGACATGATCAATGGTCGCAAACGTTTCCGGGGCGATATCGCCGCCGTGGACGACGAGGGCGTCACCATTCGCCTACCTGATGCTCCGGGCGGCGCCGACCCCGACCACAAGCTCGGCTTCGTCAATATCGCCGAAGCCAAGCTGGTCATGACCGACAAGCTCATGGATATGGCCCGCGCCGACCAGGAGCTGCATAGAATCGACGACGACGAGACCGAAACGGTCGAATATGCCGGCGCCGAAAATGACGACGAAAACATCTCCCCATCCGACGAGCCGGAGACCGGAACGGTCGAGGATGCGGCGGAAACGATTGCTCCCAAGGAGACAAGATAA
- a CDS encoding flavodoxin reductase, with translation MQISVRILDTIPVTHNVRHYRVERPKGYNFSPGQATEVSIDREGWRDEKHPFTFTCLPGAEWLEFTIKSYFDHSGVTNELWSLGPGDGLILRDVWGTIQYKGPGTFIAGGAGVTPFIAILRQLQATGKLKGNRLIVSNRTEKDIILRDEFEAMDGLDVLWTVTGDSRSRLLQERIDADFTRRHVPDLQRNFYLCGPDAMVGDIRGLLEAAGADVGNVTWEK, from the coding sequence ATGCAGATCAGCGTCAGGATTCTCGACACCATCCCCGTCACCCACAATGTCCGCCATTATCGGGTCGAACGGCCCAAAGGCTACAATTTCTCACCCGGCCAGGCTACCGAAGTCAGTATCGACCGCGAGGGCTGGCGGGACGAGAAGCACCCGTTCACCTTCACCTGCCTGCCCGGTGCCGAATGGCTCGAATTCACCATCAAGAGCTATTTCGACCATTCCGGCGTCACCAACGAACTCTGGTCGCTGGGCCCCGGTGACGGGCTGATTCTGCGCGACGTCTGGGGGACGATCCAGTATAAGGGGCCGGGCACCTTCATCGCCGGCGGCGCCGGGGTGACCCCGTTCATCGCCATCCTGCGCCAGCTTCAGGCGACCGGGAAGCTCAAGGGTAATCGCCTCATTGTCTCCAACCGCACCGAAAAGGACATCATCCTGCGCGACGAATTCGAGGCCATGGACGGACTGGACGTGCTCTGGACCGTCACCGGCGATTCCCGCTCCCGGCTGCTGCAGGAACGGATCGATGCCGATTTCACCCGGCGCCATGTCCCCGACCTGCAACGGAATTTCTATCTCTGCGGTCCCGATGCGATGGTCGGCGACATACGCGGCCTGCTGGAAGCGGCGGGCGCCGATGTCGGCAATGTGACCTGGGAGAAGTAG